TTTGACAGCACTTTAACgatcagtacatgtattttagaaATAGTTCAGTAGTTGTGTCCGTTTCAATTCTCTACAAAATTCGCCCTTTGTAATgtgtttttattcatctttctcgGCAGAGAAGACTCGACAAAAGATATGCAATTTCAATCCTTTGGTTGTGAGGAAAAACTGTTGTCAACAATGCAAAGCCTGTAAATATAGAAGAGCCAGCGAGTGTTATCTTGTAGCGTCACAGCGGCAAAAATGGTTCCCGGGTCTACATTTGTATTACACCAGAAGTGTTTATTGACATGATGTCTTATACATATGAAGAGCTTACTTACCAATTTTCAGGATAACTTTTAACCTTTTGGCAGGCGCCGGGCAAGTCACCGCAGTGAAAAAAACATCAATGATTCCATTTCCATTCGATGAGAAACTTTGAATTCAGCGGTAAAAGACTTTTACATAGCAGCttctttgttgttatttttttgacCAGGGAAGTGCACTGTACGATGCCTTTCGACTTTCATTCTACACATGTGCGAGTTGTCAAGTTTTTGTCACGACAGCAACAGGCCAGAGTGTATTAAAACGAGCTGTGATCTGGTATGAGTGAatgcgaattttcgctcgaaatttcggaacgaattgtcggtcaaagcgaattttcgctcgaaaattcgcgtCAATTACAACAATAGGCAATGCGAAAATTCGGCGAATTTTCTGCGAACTTTCGCGCTGGacaaaaattcgccatttttcgtcgaaaagccccgaaattcgcgcatttcgtCGAATTAcgttctcattactttttcacaatactgtataAAGCTATCCATTGATGCTGTACTTAggaccttcagatgcacaataAAGTTATTTCTATTCACAGCTATGACTGCTGCTAGTATCAAAATTTTTACCCCAGCCTCGACAATGCAAGTCCTCGAGTTTACTCGTGTCTAATAGTTATTTTACTGGtacttgcatggggatccctgtggcacctaaAGGGTCAATCTAAGACATTTTCTGACTTCCActaattttgatcaagtcctttATAAGACAATTGGCTTCTTGGTCATTTCTAAGTtgtaggcgatcaatttctgccaagtagtgtcacagaaatactgactatggctgacaagttattttaattaaaccaaggcacaaactcttaCTGAGGATATACtcaaccccccttccccccctaaACTACCTTTGGTTTGCTCTTATAAGTGCAAACTAACCTTTAAATCAAAGCTTATAGAGCCCCTAGATTTTGTAAAGGCATGTCTTGAgggagccccccccccccctcccaggTTCTAAAACCGCTCCAAGAGGTTGCAACCGAAAATAGCAGccacctttttcaaaaatcagTTAGATATAATATATTTGGATATAATCCATTTTCATGCATTTTATTCATTTAGTCATTCAAATATTAATATATTTTAGTATCTTCAGAAAAAAACCTAATGAATTAATTAGTTAATGTTGGAGATGGAAAAACTCCGACCAAATGAATTCTCTGAAACGGAATGTCTCCTCCACCAGTACCCTTATCTCTGCAAGCCTGTTTGGGTGTCGAGCATGCTGGTACATTTGGAGAGATGACACCTCGCGATTCACATTTTCATTCTGAAAGATATGACCAATAATTTATCAATCAAAAGTATGTTTATCTTCATGTGGATCACGATTTTACTACATTACCCAGTCAAGGACAGCTAATTCCACACGCATGTTGTAAGTGTCATCCCCAAAATGGATCCTTTTTGGTACATAGATTAGCATAACAGTATGGAGGGTCTCAATCCAGAATGTCTCCCTACACtaataagaaaattaaagaaaaggaTAAGTCACCATGTCATGTTTAACCCATAAGTAGACATAATGAACGCTCAAATAAAGAGATTCAGTGTTACAACAAGGTATAAAGATTTCTAAAGTGTCTACGAACAAGAACTAGATACCCGCATGTAATCAGCCGCATGTCGATAAATCGTTGTTCCAGATATGGCTTTCTTGTAAGCTGCTATAGCTCTTGCATCATTCAGCATTTTCTTACTCATAACATACCCCTCTGATTTGCATCTGGACCCCtcattacatttatcatgtttACCCTGAAAATAAACAATGCAATGCTTGTTAACAAAATTTATTACTAACTAAAATAAACACCTGATAAGGGATCACTGCAAATTATTGACATTCAAATGTACTGAGTCAAGCAAACTGACTGAATATTTTTGCAGGACTGTGTATGACTATATATGTTACTGCTGTTATAAGTTGGAATACAGTTTATCTTTACGTTACCTGGTAGTGATCAATAACTGTTAGAAGGCTCTCCCTAAAGTCTTCCTCGTTTGGTGGACTGTTCTTCATGCAAAAGTACACGTGTGTCCGTGTGCTCTTCACTGAAGACATTACAAAAGAATAGTACAGTACGTGCAAAGATAAACTGAGAAGGAATTCTTCTCTGGGTTACATATCAAATCACTTTTATGAATGTTACACAGCACTTCCTGACAAGGATAAGATAACCACTTTTAAGCTGTCATTGCTAatgaacaaacaacaaaaactgtGTTCTTGTAGTATTAACAAACCTTTGTCAGACAAATCTGAAAACCACTTGGTACCATGATCTCTTAAAGGGCCAGATGCCACTTTCTTCAAGGCTTTTGTTACTGACTTAGCACCTGGCAAAAAGTGTAGCATAACGTTTGTGATAGACAAATGTGGGCAAAAGTAGCTTCGTAAAAGGTATATCAACACATCTTATTGACCGATACTGTTTGTTACAATGTATATCTGTATTGGGTAACAAGCGAAAAGAAGGTCCTTATACCATGCCAAGAATCAAAGGAGTTGAGCATCTCTTTGGAGACTATCCAGTTTTTCAGCTGCAGGACAAAGTCATGAGCCACTTCCGAAATGTGAAATCCTGGCAAAGAAAATTTTCCAAATAAGTAACAATGGTTACAAAAATATAAGTTGTATCTATGCATCCACTACACTTTTAGATGCACCTTGTGTTTCAGTCAGAAGAGTAAGCAACTCCTTTGTCATCGGCACCTCCCGACTGACTGCAGTGACTTCTGAGGCCTTGCTCCAGTTCAAGACTCCGACCACTTTTTTGGTTCTTTCATGTTCcaaataataacaatgaaagCAGTAAGTAGCAAAATTTCACTGTAATAAGAAGATAAACAATGATCTACAATTTAGGTCAGTACAAGAAACTTACGAGAAGGATAGAGCTGAAACTGTGGTATGTGCTGCTGATCTGCTAGAATCATGTCTTGCATCAGTAATAACACACTAGAAGATGAACACTATTATAAGATCAAATTATTGCAAGATGAATAtggatttttgaaaaagtaCCCACAAAACTACTTTCTTATAGTCCATCAGAAAGTTACCACTCTGGTTAAAGCATGCTTCGCAAGAAAACCATAAATTGCATTACACAAACCTCTCCATTGGTATAATAGCCAGGTCTGTTTTTCACTTCTTCTTGGGCAGCAACCATTGATTCGTTGCAAACCTTCTTCACCGTATCCATGTAATGAAGTTTCTTCAACACTGTAAATTTACAAACAATTTTTGCCACATCGATATATAAATATAGCACatgcggttttctttttttttggcttcccTACGTCTTGTGGTAAAGAGTTTAGTTATTTAAGTTTCTAGTTTTCCTGGGCCATCTAGTTGTGTTGGGCCGTTTAGCTTACTCCACGTCTCGGAGAAATCACCGATAAGGTTTGTAATCATCGGTTTCAAGTTTGAAcgtaatttattttatcaatcaTGTAATTAACTCGTTcgttaacccttttattttaactttcctGTTTTAGAACCAGCGCTTCGGAAGGATTGTCGCTAGGCTGCGTATCGTCGGTGTTTTTAGGAGGAAACCAAATAAAGTCTCAGTCgttttcgctgttttggttttcttgCCTTTATATCTGTTCTTATCGAAATTACGCTCCGATGCGTCTTCAGTTGGAGAGATGTCTACGAGTTCGGTCGAAGATGGTAGTAAACAGCTTCGAAGTGAGCGTTTAAATGTGCCCTTGGAGGGCGATGGTGTTCGATTGGATGTTATCAATCAACTCCAAGGATCTGTCACAGCGTACAAGGGACATTTGACTAGGCGTTATAATGAGATTCGATCTTTGTTCATGAATGCCGCCCCTGTTAGTGAAATTATGATGAAAAAGAACTCTTTGGATGACCTTTTTTCAAGATATTCAACCGTAGTGGAGCGACTTCTGCAGACTGTGGTGGATTTGGATGACAAGGAAAGGGTTGCATTTAATTACCAATGCGAACTGGATGTGAGGTGCCTCTTTCAGGAAGAATTTTCTGGTCGGATAAGGTCAATGCAGGGACTCCCTTTACCAAGGTCCGAATTGTCATCAGCTCGAACTCCACATGAGAAACCACGCGAATCTCCTCGTGGCATTGATTCAAACCCCCCGATAATAAGGACTTCTCCGAGTAGTTCTGGGAGTTATTCGGGACATAGTAAAGGATCACAAGCGAAACTGGCGGTTGCTCAGCTGAAGATTGAAAAACTCAGGGAGCAGCAAAGGTTGAAGGAAACGCGACATGAGTTAGATAAAGAAAGGTTCAGAGTAGAATTCGAAATGGAGTTGTTAAGCGCTTGCGCAGATGCTGAACAAGCTAAAATCGAGTTATCGATGGCCAGCGTGGGGGGCGAAGGCTTGACCAACAGATCCATCAGCTCACTTAATGTACCCAAACAGACACTCCACGAAACAGTTGGGTAGTATTTTGAATCATACGATGAAGTTCCAAGACTAACTCCTACCCCGCTCCAGCAGCCTGAAAGAATACCACATGTTCAAGGACTTCCTCACCATTCTGCGGATTCCATCGATGTTCCAGAAGTACAAAGGTTCCTGCAGTCGCAACAAGAAGCCATGAAGCAACAAGATGAAACCGTTCGGTTGGTGGCTACTGGTTTGGAGAGGTTGGAGATGCCCAAGAGAGAGTTAATGTCCTTTGACGGTGACCCTAAGGGGTACCCCCGATTCATCAAGGGCTTCGAGGTAAACGTGGAACGCAGAGTAAAAGACTACGATGAAAGGCTGACCTTCTTGATACAGTATTGCAGAGGAGCGGCAAAAGAGGCAATAGAAAACTGCATTATGTTACCTCCGGAACAAGGCTATCGTGAGGCCAAAGATATCCTACGGAAGAACTTTGGACAAAAGCACATAGTCGTACGAGCCTTCATTGACAAAGTTATTACAGGTCCTAAAAATAAGAGCTTCCGAATCTGATAAGTTGTCTCAGTTGGCCCGTGACATGAGGAATTGTATCTTGAATTCTGAACACATGCACTACCAGGCGTCTCCCTTCCCATCTTCAGGCGAAGTGGGCCGAAGAATCGAGCAGGTTGATTGAAAGCGGAATTGAGCCAGAGTTCTCTCACCTGACTAAGTTTGTAGAACGACGTGCAGTTGTTGCTAATACTGTGTTTGGCAAGTTGGTAGGGACTAAGCCTGATGGAGAAAAGGATCCAAGACCT
Above is a window of Montipora capricornis isolate CH-2021 chromosome 6, ASM3666992v2, whole genome shotgun sequence DNA encoding:
- the LOC138053411 gene encoding uncharacterized protein; translation: MITNLIGDFSETWMLKKLHYMDTVKKVCNESMVAAQEEVKNRPGYYTNGECVITDARHDSSRSAAHTTVSALSFSTKKVVGVLNWSKASEVTAVSREVPMTKELLTLLTETQGAKSVTKALKKVASGPLRDHGTKWFSDLSDKVKSTRTHVYFCMKNSPPNEEDFRESLLTVIDHYQGKHDKCNEGSRCKSEGYVMSKKMLNDARAIAAYKKAISGTTIYRHAADYMRCRETFWIETLHTVMLIYVPKRIHFGDDTYNMRVELAVLDWNENVNREVSSLQMYQHARHPNRLAEIRVLVEETFRFREFIWSEFFHLQH
- the LOC138053412 gene encoding uncharacterized protein gives rise to the protein MKQQDETVRLVATGLERLEMPKRELMSFDGDPKGYPRFIKGFEVNVERRVKDYDERLTFLIQYCRGAAKEAIENCIMLPPEQGYREAKDILRKNFGQKHIVVRAFIDKAKWAEESSRLIESGIEPEFSHLTKFVERRAVVANTVFGKLVGTKPDGEKDPRPVRRKMAHDQAVRATTLATQASYGYQRQEIASEPRQTQRAGTQVSNSPEFLCPSVCLFCDGSHALEKCFRFRDRSYKECKEFVLNKRLCMNCLRENHVAKRCRLARACMLSGCAR